The Acanthopagrus latus isolate v.2019 chromosome 6, fAcaLat1.1, whole genome shotgun sequence genome includes a region encoding these proteins:
- the glt8d1 gene encoding glycosyltransferase 8 domain-containing protein 1 produces the protein MTLRRVNAVILVLLAVAFLIIVQRNLLNLSDFLHKEHPNAGMILPFESELSPDLRLEVSRKGKGEEIPVLITAAEDRLGAVVAAMNSVYQNSKANVAFTIVTMNDTVDHLKVWLSKTKLKNIKYKIVIFQPELLNGKITKDPQTLEATKPLSFARFYLPVYIPEAEKAVYLDDDVIVQGDIQELYETNLKPGHAAAFSDDCDSASAKGIIRGAGNQNNYIGFLDFKKEAIKKLGMRANTCSFNPGVIIANLTEWRNQNITQQLEHWMELNKQEDLYSKSLAESVTTPPLLIVFYKRHSSIDPMWHVRHLGTSGAGNRYSNQFVKAARLLHWNGHYKPWGRTSSFTEVWDKWFIPDPTGKFHPVRRHTRDK, from the exons ATGACACTGAGGAGAG TAAACGCGGTCATCCttgtgctgctggctgtggcctTCCTGATCATAGTTCAACGAAATCTCCTCAACCTCAGTGACTTTCTACACAAGGAGCACCCTA ATGCGGGGATGATTCTTCCCTTTGAATCTGAGTTGTCTCCTGATCTCAGACTAGAGGTCTCGAGGAaagggaaaggagaggagatCCCCGTcctcatcactgctgctgaggaCAGACTCGGTGCTGTCGTCGCTGCCATGAACAGCGTCTACCAGAACAGTAAAGCCAATGTTGCCTTCACCATTGTGACTATGAATGACACGGTGGATCACCTAAA AGTGTGGCTTAGTAAGACGAAgctgaaaaatataaaatataagatAGTTATTTTCCAGCCGGAGCTCCTCAACGGGAAGATAACGAAAGATCCACAAACCCTGGAGGCTACAAAACCA TTGAGTTTCGCCAGGTTTTATCTGCCTGTATACATACCCGAGGCAGAGAAAGCTGTCTATTTGGATGACGATGTCATTGTACAAG GGGACATTCAGGAGCTTTATGAAACCAACCTCAAACCAGGACACGCAGCTGCCTTCTCAGATGACTGTGATTCAGCATCTGCTAAGGGCATTATTCGAGGGGCTGGAAATCAG AATAATTATATAGGTTTTCTGGACTTCAAGAAGGAGGCTATCAAGAAGCTGGGGATGAGAGCCAACACATGCTCCTTTAACCCCGGGGTCATCATTGCCAACTTGACTGAGTGGAGGAACCAGAACATCACCCAGCAGCTGGAGCACTGGATGGAACTGAACAAACA GGAGGATCTGTACAGTAAGAGTCTGGCAGAGAGTGTCACCACCCCCCCACTCCTCATTGTTTTCTACAAGCGTCACTCCTCGATCGACCCCATGTGGCACGTCAGGCACCTTG gcacAAGTGGAGCTGGAAACCGCTACTCCAATCAGTTTGTGAAAGCTGCCAGACTCCTCCACTGGAATGGACACTATAAGCCGTGGGGGAGAACATCCTCCTTTACTGAAGTGTGGGACAAGTGGTTCATCCCAGACCCCACAGGAAAATTTCATCCTGTGCGAAGACACACAAGGGACAAATAG
- the spcs1 gene encoding signal peptidase complex subunit 1 — protein sequence MLSIFKSIPTHMDYKGQKLAEQIFQGIILISAVIGFVYGLIIEQFGWTVYIVLGGFAISCVLTLPPWPMYRQNPLAWQPALPEISGEPSQKPQESLKKKKHK from the exons ATGTTGTCTATATTCAAGAGCATTCCAACGCACATG GACTATAAAGGCCAGAAGCTGGCTGAACAGATTTTCCAAGGAATAATACTCATCTCAGCA GTGATTGGATTCGTGTATGGTCTGATCATTGAACAGTTCGGGTGGACAGTGTACATAGTCTTGGGTGGTTTTGCAATTTCCTGTGTg TTGACCCTGCCTCCATGGCCTATGTACAGACAGAATCCTCTAGCCTGGCAGCCAGCTTTACCAGAGATCAGCGGGGAGCCCAGCCAAAAACCTCAGGAAAGtctcaagaagaagaagcacaaaTAA
- the nek4 gene encoding serine/threonine-protein kinase Nek4 isoform X2 has translation MMNNYIFIRVVGKGSYGEVNLVKHKSDRKQYVIKKLNLITSSKRERRSAEQEAQLLSQLRHPNIVTYRESWEGDDCQLYIVMGFCEGGDLYHRLKQQKGELLPERQVVEWFVQIAMALQYLHERNILHRDLKTQNIFLTKTNIIKVGDLGIARVLENQNDMASTLIGTPYYMSPELFSNKPYNHKSDVWALGCCVYEMSTLKHAFNAKDMNSLVYRIVEGKLPQMPSRYDPQLGDLIKSMLCKRPEDRPDVKLILRQPYIKRQIAMFLEATKEKTAKSRKKAVGGSGDYKANRASSVASSQPKPERSPQSEPLARMKRKEEKSQPQKVWNGIIESTPVQTPPLYKPSSPDALKASLVSLATISNINIDIQGQQDEDLLKKQVQGPQSVVSQHQAGNEPVTHSVYKDNRGRGKPDPSPPPSPVKSSLKPVSGVVSRGAGERRASNGLLDIHQQARPNPRDTFSIVRGEEQMSVVDDKEDTMELLKEADMQNTNLEVERKADFSIPERKTAHKSNNENIGVSLDVTIDNKDDTVTLLKGAPTQQHTSDIQENLESTEKLLEPFPPALEPVLEDSPSPASKQGPTTPCIRSSEPSVSQQHSKRDIRRTRGDQDKSKVATSRPLPPPPVESIAVEGKKRSRRSTESKRADVAATSTSVSSRNDGLLPLPQDRPLSARERRRLRQSQECASQPGVNVVRRASYDVTSATDEHYSVPVTRSVSENITETHSKDKLPERRSDEDEYNSSTSSTERSEGDSRERKTESSDMQDLVHMMTQTLRMEIGDGVCEVDRSRFGSTALPEFKLNRRYRDTLVLHGKAREEAESLSLGEIPAGSTSGPAKIKRAIEQLRTDVVKGLGVKMLDRVLEIMEEEDETKRELCLRDQMGEEKYYAYAVMVRQLKFFEDIAFQV, from the exons ATGATgaataattatattttcatcaGGGTCGTCGGGAAGGGGAGCTACGGGGAGGTGAACTTGGTGAAACACAAATCAGACCGAAAACAG tatgTTATCAAGAAGCTGAATTTAATCACCTCCTCCAAGCGGGAGCGGCGTTCTGCCGAGCAGGAGGCGCAGCTCCTGTCCCAGCTGCGACATCCTAACATTGTGACATACAGGGAGTCATGGGAAGGAGACGACTGCCAGCTGTACATTGTGATGGGTTTCTGTGAAGGTGGCGACCTGTATCATCGACTCAAACAGCAAAAGGGCGAGCTCTTACCTGAGAGGCAGGTGGTGGAGTGGTTTGTGCAGATAGCCATGGCCCTCCAG TACCTCCATGAGAGGAACATTCTTCACCGGGACcttaaaacacagaacatcttCCTGACAAAGACCAACATCATCAAAGTTGGGGACCTTGGCATCGCACGAGTATTGGAGAACCAGAATGATATGGCCAGCACACTCATAGGGACCCCTTACTACATGAGTCCAGAGCTCTTCTCCAATAAACCCTACAACCACAAG TCAGATGTATGGGCCCTGGGTTGCTGTGTGTATGAAATGTCCACCCTGAAACATGCCTTCAATGCCAAGGACATGAACTCACTGGTCTATCGCATTGTAGAAGGAAAG CTGCCACAGATGCCCAGTAGGTACGATCCCCAGCTGGGAGATCTAATCAAGAGCATGCTGTGTAAGAGACCCGAAGACAGGCCTGATGTCAAACTTATCCTCCGGCAGCCCTACATCAAACGACAAATCGCCATGTTCCTTGAGGCCACTAAAGA AAAAACTGCCAAGTCAAGAAAGAAAGCTGTGGGTGGCAGTGGTGATTATAAGGCTAACAGGGCATCGTCTGTGGCATCATCTCAGCCAAAACCTGAAAGGAGTCCCCAGTCTGAACCTCTAGCCAGAATGAAACGG AAAGAAGAGAAATCTCAACCGCAAAAGGTTTGGAATGGCATCATTGAATCCACTCCAGTCCAAACACCTCCGCTATACAAACCCTCCTCTCCTGATGCTCTCAAAGCCAGCCTCGTGTCCCTGGCAACCATCAGCAACATTAATATTGATATTCAAGGGCAGCAGGATGAGGACCTACTGAAGAAACAGGTGCAGGGGCCTCAGTCAGTTGTGTCACAGCACCAGGCAGGTAATGAACCTGTGACTCACAGTGTGTACAAAGACAACAGGGGACGAGGGAAACCAGATCCCTCGCCCCCTCCTTCCCCTGTTAAGTCCTCTCTGAAGCCTGTATCAGGTGTTGTCAGTCGGGGAGCAGGCGAGAGGAGGGCATCCAATGGGTTGTTGGACATCCACCAACAGGCCAGGCCAAACCCTCGGGATACATTTTCCATTGTCCGTGGGGAGGAACAGATGTCAGTGGTGGATGATAAGGAGGATACCATGGAGTTACTTAAAGAGGCTGACATGCAGAACACAAACCTAGAAGTGGAGAGAAAGGCTGATTTTTCCATCCCTGAGAGGAAAACTGCACACAAATCGAATAATGAAAATATCGGAGTGAGTTTGGATGTGACTATAGACAATAAAGATGACACGGTTACCCTTCTCAAGGGAGCTCCAACACAGCAACATACCTCAGACATCCAA GAAAACCTAGAATCTACTGAAAAGCTGTTAGAGCCATTCCCTCCAGCACTG GAGCCCGTTCTGGAGGATTCTCCCTCACCAGCCAGTAAGCAGGGCCCTACCACTCCATGCATCCGTTCATCAGAGCCATCTGtatcacagcagcacagcaagaGGGACATAAGACGGACACGTGGAGATCAGGACAAG TCCAAGGTAGCCACTTCTAGACCTTTACCTCCTCCTCCGGTTGAGAGCATTGCtgtggaggggaagaagaggagcaggaggagcacagagagcaaGAGGGCGGATGTAGCTGCAACCTCCACATCAGTTAGTTCCCGTAATGACGGACTCTTACCACTGCCACAG GATCGGCCTTTGTCcgccagagagaggagaagactgAGGCAGTCCCAGGAGTGTGCCAGCCAGCCAG GTGTTAATGTTGTGAGAAGGGCATCTTATGATGTCACATCCGCCACAGATGAGCACTACAGTGTCCCGGTTACCAGATCTGTATCAGAAAATATTACTGAGACCCACAGTAAG GATAAGCTGCCGGAGCGTAGGTCAGATGAAGATGAGTACAACTCATCCACAAGTTCCACAGAGCGTTCAGAGGGAGACAGCAGAGAAAG GAAGACAGAATCCAGTGACATGCAGGATTTAGTCCATATGATGACCCAAACTTTAAGAATGGAGATtggagatggtgtgtgtgaggtggacAGAAGCAGATTTGGCTCTACTGCACTGCCAGAATTTAAATTGAACAGGAGGTACAGGGACACTCTGGTGCTTCATGGGAAGGCTCGGGAGGAAGCAGAGAGCCTGTCACTTGGTGAAATACCAGCAG GCTCCACTTCTGGTCCAGCCAAGATAAAGAGAGCCATAGAACAGCTGAGGACTGATGTGGTGAAGGGCCTGGGGGTGAAGATGCTGGACAGAGTGCTGGAAatcatggaggaggaggatgaaaccAAACGAGAA CTGTGCCTTCGTGACCAGATGGGAGAAGAAAAGTACTATGCTTATGCTGTGATGGTGAGGCAGCTGAAATTCTTTGAGGATATTGCCTTCCAGGTTTAG
- the gnl3 gene encoding guanine nucleotide-binding protein-like 3 has translation MKRPKLKKASKRMSCSKRYKIQKKVREHNRKLRKEAKKKGVSKRPKKDPGVPSSAPFKEEILREAEQRRQQIEEEKQRKRQAKKEERAQKRKREKEPASKETEPKVKRVRQDEDTAKQTTPNKNSKQYLCSELNKVIDASDVVIEVLDARDPLGYRCPQLEEAVLRREGNKKLLLVLNKIDLVPKENVERWIQCLQQEFPVVAFKASTQIKDKTVQAKKSRIVASNEVLDKSRGAACFGNTLLTELLTSLAASKQNETSLRVGVVGFPNVGKSSLINSLKGVLACNAGVKRGITKSMQEVHILKNVKLIDSPGVIASSSNPPAAMALRSLQVEEGQESVLEAVRTLLKQCDKTQIMLQYTVPDFRNSLEFLSLFAKKRGYLQKGGIPNTEQAATAFLADWTGAKMSYHCKAQENRSLPAYMSDAVVAEMKNGWDLNQLQRGNEETLKGIKFPNQASSISIISKGPTAGLLNVSDISEDKPGAAATETEAEQNDENNKPEQTTEEANETVEPEKQKEPLKKQPGRVQFQSVPIDTSLSTDAYDFNTDFK, from the exons ATGAAACGACCAA AGTTAAAGAAAGCAAGTAAGCGGATGTCATGTTCCAAACGttataaaatacagaaaaag GTCCGGGAGCACAACAGAAAGTTAAGAAAAGAGGCAAAGAAGAAGGGAGTGAGTAAACGTCCGAAGAAGGACCCCGGTGTGCCTAGCAGTGCTCCCTTCAAGGAGGAGATCCTgagggaggcagagcagaggaggcagcag attgaagaagaaaaacagagaaagagacaagcTAAAAAGGAGGAGCGGGCccagaaaaggaaaagggaaaaagagcCTGCAAGTAAAGAAACAGAACCCAAGGTCAAGAGGGTTCGACAG GATGAGGATACAGCGAAACAGACGACCCCAAACAAGAACTCAAAACAGTACCTCTGCTCCGAATTAAACAAG GTAATTGATGCATCGGATGTAGTGATAGAAGTCCTCGATGCACGGGATCCTCTGGGGTACAGGTGTccacagctggaggaggcggTGCTGCGAAGAGAAGGCAACAAGAAGCTGCTTCTGGTTCTTAACAAAATAG ATCTGGTACCAAAGGAAAATGTGGAGAGGTGGATCCAGTGTTTGCAACAGGAGTTTCCAGTGGTGGCATTTAAAGCATCAACCCAAATCAAGGACAAAACAGTG CAAGCCAAGAAGAGCAGGATAGTTGCCTCCAATGAAGTCCTGGATAAATCGAGAGGAGCAGCCTGCTTTGGAAACACTTTACTCACTGAGCTCCTCACAAGTCTGGCTGCCagtaaacagaatgaaacatcaCTTAGAGTGGGTGTAGTTG GTTTTCCTAATGTGGGGAAGAGCAGTCTCATCAACAGTTTAAAGGGGGTCCTTGCGTGCAATGCTGGTGTCAAGAGAGGCATCACAAA ATCAATGCAGGAAGTGCACATCTTGAAGAATGTGAAGCTAATAGACAGCCCGGGAGTCATAGCCTCATCGTCCAACCCACCAGCCGCAATGGCTCTGAGgagtctgcaggtggaggaagGCCAGGAGAGTGTGCTGGAGGCTGTCAGGACTCTGCTCAAACAGTGTGACAAGACTCAG ATCATGCTTCAGTATACTGTCCCTGACTTCAGGAACTCTCTGGAGTTTTTAAGCTTGTTTGCCAAAAAGCGTGGATATCTGCAGAAAGGGGGAATCCCCAACACAGAGCAGGCAGCCACAGCGTTCCTTGCCGATTGGACAGG AGCCAAGATGAGTTATCACTGTAAGGCACAGGAGAACCGCAGCCTGCCCGCCTACATGTCCGATGCTGTGGTTGCTGAGATGAAGAATGGCTGGGATCTAAACCAACTGCAAAGGGGCAACGAGGAAACACTGAAAG GTATTAAATTCCCAAACCAGGCCAGCAGTATCAGCATTATCTCCAAAGGCCCGACTGCTGGTCTGCTGAATGTCAGCGACATCTCCGAAGATAAACCTGGCGCTGCGgccacagagacagaagcagagcagaaTGATGAGAATAATAAG CCTGAACAAACCACTGAGGAGGCAAATGAAACGGTAGAAccagagaaacaaaaggagccactcaaaa AACAACCAGGCCGTGTGCAGTTCCAGTCTGTCCCCATTGACACCAGCCTCTCTACAGATGCCTATGACttcaacacagattttaaatga
- the nek4 gene encoding serine/threonine-protein kinase Nek4 isoform X1 codes for MMNNYIFIRVVGKGSYGEVNLVKHKSDRKQYVIKKLNLITSSKRERRSAEQEAQLLSQLRHPNIVTYRESWEGDDCQLYIVMGFCEGGDLYHRLKQQKGELLPERQVVEWFVQIAMALQYLHERNILHRDLKTQNIFLTKTNIIKVGDLGIARVLENQNDMASTLIGTPYYMSPELFSNKPYNHKSDVWALGCCVYEMSTLKHAFNAKDMNSLVYRIVEGKLPQMPSRYDPQLGDLIKSMLCKRPEDRPDVKLILRQPYIKRQIAMFLEATKEKTAKSRKKAVGGSGDYKANRASSVASSQPKPERSPQSEPLARMKRKEEKSQPQKVWNGIIESTPVQTPPLYKPSSPDALKASLVSLATISNINIDIQGQQDEDLLKKQVQGPQSVVSQHQAGNEPVTHSVYKDNRGRGKPDPSPPPSPVKSSLKPVSGVVSRGAGERRASNGLLDIHQQARPNPRDTFSIVRGEEQMSVVDDKEDTMELLKEADMQNTNLEVERKADFSIPERKTAHKSNNENIGVSLDVTIDNKDDTVTLLKGAPTQQHTSDIQENLESTEKLLEPFPPALEPVLEDSPSPASKQGPTTPCIRSSEPSVSQQHSKRDIRRTRGDQDKSKVATSRPLPPPPVESIAVEGKKRSRRSTESKRADVAATSTSVSSRNDGLLPLPQDRPLSARERRRLRQSQECASQPGVNVVRRASYDVTSATDEHYSVPVTRSVSENITETHSKQDKLPERRSDEDEYNSSTSSTERSEGDSRERKTESSDMQDLVHMMTQTLRMEIGDGVCEVDRSRFGSTALPEFKLNRRYRDTLVLHGKAREEAESLSLGEIPAGSTSGPAKIKRAIEQLRTDVVKGLGVKMLDRVLEIMEEEDETKRELCLRDQMGEEKYYAYAVMVRQLKFFEDIAFQV; via the exons ATGATgaataattatattttcatcaGGGTCGTCGGGAAGGGGAGCTACGGGGAGGTGAACTTGGTGAAACACAAATCAGACCGAAAACAG tatgTTATCAAGAAGCTGAATTTAATCACCTCCTCCAAGCGGGAGCGGCGTTCTGCCGAGCAGGAGGCGCAGCTCCTGTCCCAGCTGCGACATCCTAACATTGTGACATACAGGGAGTCATGGGAAGGAGACGACTGCCAGCTGTACATTGTGATGGGTTTCTGTGAAGGTGGCGACCTGTATCATCGACTCAAACAGCAAAAGGGCGAGCTCTTACCTGAGAGGCAGGTGGTGGAGTGGTTTGTGCAGATAGCCATGGCCCTCCAG TACCTCCATGAGAGGAACATTCTTCACCGGGACcttaaaacacagaacatcttCCTGACAAAGACCAACATCATCAAAGTTGGGGACCTTGGCATCGCACGAGTATTGGAGAACCAGAATGATATGGCCAGCACACTCATAGGGACCCCTTACTACATGAGTCCAGAGCTCTTCTCCAATAAACCCTACAACCACAAG TCAGATGTATGGGCCCTGGGTTGCTGTGTGTATGAAATGTCCACCCTGAAACATGCCTTCAATGCCAAGGACATGAACTCACTGGTCTATCGCATTGTAGAAGGAAAG CTGCCACAGATGCCCAGTAGGTACGATCCCCAGCTGGGAGATCTAATCAAGAGCATGCTGTGTAAGAGACCCGAAGACAGGCCTGATGTCAAACTTATCCTCCGGCAGCCCTACATCAAACGACAAATCGCCATGTTCCTTGAGGCCACTAAAGA AAAAACTGCCAAGTCAAGAAAGAAAGCTGTGGGTGGCAGTGGTGATTATAAGGCTAACAGGGCATCGTCTGTGGCATCATCTCAGCCAAAACCTGAAAGGAGTCCCCAGTCTGAACCTCTAGCCAGAATGAAACGG AAAGAAGAGAAATCTCAACCGCAAAAGGTTTGGAATGGCATCATTGAATCCACTCCAGTCCAAACACCTCCGCTATACAAACCCTCCTCTCCTGATGCTCTCAAAGCCAGCCTCGTGTCCCTGGCAACCATCAGCAACATTAATATTGATATTCAAGGGCAGCAGGATGAGGACCTACTGAAGAAACAGGTGCAGGGGCCTCAGTCAGTTGTGTCACAGCACCAGGCAGGTAATGAACCTGTGACTCACAGTGTGTACAAAGACAACAGGGGACGAGGGAAACCAGATCCCTCGCCCCCTCCTTCCCCTGTTAAGTCCTCTCTGAAGCCTGTATCAGGTGTTGTCAGTCGGGGAGCAGGCGAGAGGAGGGCATCCAATGGGTTGTTGGACATCCACCAACAGGCCAGGCCAAACCCTCGGGATACATTTTCCATTGTCCGTGGGGAGGAACAGATGTCAGTGGTGGATGATAAGGAGGATACCATGGAGTTACTTAAAGAGGCTGACATGCAGAACACAAACCTAGAAGTGGAGAGAAAGGCTGATTTTTCCATCCCTGAGAGGAAAACTGCACACAAATCGAATAATGAAAATATCGGAGTGAGTTTGGATGTGACTATAGACAATAAAGATGACACGGTTACCCTTCTCAAGGGAGCTCCAACACAGCAACATACCTCAGACATCCAA GAAAACCTAGAATCTACTGAAAAGCTGTTAGAGCCATTCCCTCCAGCACTG GAGCCCGTTCTGGAGGATTCTCCCTCACCAGCCAGTAAGCAGGGCCCTACCACTCCATGCATCCGTTCATCAGAGCCATCTGtatcacagcagcacagcaagaGGGACATAAGACGGACACGTGGAGATCAGGACAAG TCCAAGGTAGCCACTTCTAGACCTTTACCTCCTCCTCCGGTTGAGAGCATTGCtgtggaggggaagaagaggagcaggaggagcacagagagcaaGAGGGCGGATGTAGCTGCAACCTCCACATCAGTTAGTTCCCGTAATGACGGACTCTTACCACTGCCACAG GATCGGCCTTTGTCcgccagagagaggagaagactgAGGCAGTCCCAGGAGTGTGCCAGCCAGCCAG GTGTTAATGTTGTGAGAAGGGCATCTTATGATGTCACATCCGCCACAGATGAGCACTACAGTGTCCCGGTTACCAGATCTGTATCAGAAAATATTACTGAGACCCACAGTAAG CAGGATAAGCTGCCGGAGCGTAGGTCAGATGAAGATGAGTACAACTCATCCACAAGTTCCACAGAGCGTTCAGAGGGAGACAGCAGAGAAAG GAAGACAGAATCCAGTGACATGCAGGATTTAGTCCATATGATGACCCAAACTTTAAGAATGGAGATtggagatggtgtgtgtgaggtggacAGAAGCAGATTTGGCTCTACTGCACTGCCAGAATTTAAATTGAACAGGAGGTACAGGGACACTCTGGTGCTTCATGGGAAGGCTCGGGAGGAAGCAGAGAGCCTGTCACTTGGTGAAATACCAGCAG GCTCCACTTCTGGTCCAGCCAAGATAAAGAGAGCCATAGAACAGCTGAGGACTGATGTGGTGAAGGGCCTGGGGGTGAAGATGCTGGACAGAGTGCTGGAAatcatggaggaggaggatgaaaccAAACGAGAA CTGTGCCTTCGTGACCAGATGGGAGAAGAAAAGTACTATGCTTATGCTGTGATGGTGAGGCAGCTGAAATTCTTTGAGGATATTGCCTTCCAGGTTTAG
- the LOC119021772 gene encoding zinc finger and SCAN domain-containing protein 22-like — MTKLQFLNVFLTERLMLAAQEIYKSVEDTILEYQEEIAIRERENDHLRRRLRDAGIEIWPDRPSMALLDEEDGEHPRREWSPSMGHEERIPIQIKDKRDLRANQGDDQLRGHGSCSTPENMFTPPRVGNEYPQEAPHTSNLPQSQGVENRERDPGSRGPSRHVKVESGGAHRGSASSNSGAQPLAPVNPNCSNENNIDIIGVENGGQMVGAKGNGTGANRGQASHMRNQGANAVDCPHQKSPLQGHMSSFCCKVCGEAFSHVGHLHVHVQVHTREKPYRCGVCGKCCSSSGRLQEHQRSHTGEKPFRCQICGKGFTQMAHLKVHMRIHTGEKPYSCPVCGKCFSRSDKIKRHLQTHSREGTYFSGQ, encoded by the exons ATGACCAAACTGCAGTTTTTAAACGTCTTTTTGACTGAGCGTCTCATGCTCGCTGCGCAGGAGATCTACAAATCTGTCGAGGACACGATTTTGGAGTACCAGGAGGAGATAGCGATCCGGGAGCGGGAGAACGACCATCTGAGACGCAGGCTTCGAGACGCTGGAATTGAAATATGGCCAG ATCGTCCGTCCATGGCGCTGTTGGACGAGGAGGATGGTGAGCATCCACGCCGTGAGTGGAGTCCCAGCATGGGGCACGAAGAGCGTATCCCTATTCAGATAAAGGATAAGAGAGATCTCCGGGCCAACCAAGGAGATGATCAGCTTCGTGGCCATGGCTCTTGCAGCACGCCAGAGAACATGTTCACTCCTCCGCGTGTTGGAAATGAATATCCCCAGGAAGCCCCACACACGTCCAACCTCCCTCAGAGTCAAGGAGTGGAGAACAGGGAGCGGGACCCCGGATCTCGAGGCCCCTCAAGGCATGTGAAGGTAGAGAGTGGAGGAGCCCACAGAGGCTCAGCTTCCTCAAACAGCGGTGCCCAGCCGTTGGCGCCAGTGAACCCAAACTGCTCAAACGAGAACAACATTGACATTATTGGGGTGGAGAATGGAGGACAGATGGTTGGTGCTAAGGGAAATGGAACTGGTGCTAACAGAGGTCAGGCCTCTCACATGCGGAACCAAGGAGCCAATGCCGTGGACTGCCCCCATCAAAAATCCCCTTTACAAGGCCACATGTCGTCCTTTTGCTGCAAGGTTTGCGGTGAGGCATTTAGTCACGTGGGCCAcctgcatgtgcatgtacaAGTGCACACGCGAGAAAAACCTTACCGCTGTGGAGTGTGCGGCAAATGTTGCAGCTCCTCCGGCAGACTCCAGGAGCACCAGCGCAGCCACACGGGGGAAAAACCATTCCGCTGCCAGATTTGTGGAAAGGGCTTCACACAGATGGCTCACCTGAAGGTCCACATGAGGATCCATACTGGGGAGAAGCCCTACAGTTGCCCTGTGTGTGGCAAATGCTTCAGCCGTTCAGACAAAATCAAAAGGCATCTCCAGACCCATAGCCGCGAGGGAACATATTTCTCAGGGCAATGA